In a genomic window of Thalassotalea piscium:
- a CDS encoding Na+/H+ antiporter NhaC family protein, translated as MSDWISIIPPILAIIIVLWKKEVILALLLAIASSELLILFSSSEAYSPLAGFGISTVERIISVFQSDGNTRILVFSLLVGALLAFMRQSGGVTATVNVLIDKGLSGSARRSRFLAFFTGVAIFIESNLSVLMAGIISRGLFDKFGMSRARLAYIIDSTSAPICILLLLNGWGAYVLGLLNTYELEESAVSILIQTIPLNFYALITLVIVVYTCWTDKTHGPLKQAELNQQKGTKKLELDVPASKPRYMLVPLITLSVSMVAFMFITGNGNFVEGSGSKSVLYATTLACLVAYIMMVASKRFTHKKMTEIGFQGISELLPLVMIVLLSLALGASLKVLGTGTFISGLVAENLPLFLVPAVLFLAGGLMSFTTGTSWGTFAILIPIGMPLVINLGLPAPLLLAAILGGGVFGDHCSPISDTTAVSAVASGCDLLEHVRTQLPYALFAGGLTILTYIAFGLMFIGA; from the coding sequence GTGTCTGATTGGATCTCCATTATCCCCCCTATTCTAGCCATAATCATTGTATTGTGGAAAAAAGAAGTTATTTTGGCGTTACTATTAGCCATTGCCAGCTCAGAGTTACTGATACTTTTTAGCTCATCCGAGGCTTATAGTCCACTTGCCGGCTTTGGCATTAGTACGGTAGAGCGCATTATTAGTGTATTTCAATCAGACGGAAATACCCGAATTTTAGTATTCTCGCTTCTCGTTGGCGCACTACTAGCTTTTATGCGCCAGTCTGGTGGTGTAACCGCTACGGTAAATGTATTAATTGATAAAGGATTAAGTGGTAGTGCAAGGCGCTCACGCTTTTTAGCTTTTTTTACCGGTGTTGCCATATTTATTGAGTCAAATTTAAGTGTATTAATGGCCGGTATTATTTCACGCGGCTTATTTGATAAGTTTGGCATGAGCAGAGCGCGACTTGCCTATATTATTGATAGTACCAGCGCGCCCATTTGTATTTTATTATTACTCAATGGCTGGGGTGCCTATGTGCTTGGGTTACTTAATACTTATGAATTAGAAGAGTCTGCCGTTTCAATATTAATTCAAACGATACCGCTCAACTTTTATGCCCTGATCACCTTAGTTATTGTAGTTTATACTTGCTGGACCGACAAAACTCATGGCCCATTAAAACAAGCCGAATTAAACCAACAAAAAGGCACAAAAAAATTAGAGTTAGATGTGCCGGCAAGCAAGCCTCGCTATATGTTAGTACCACTTATTACGTTATCGGTATCAATGGTCGCATTTATGTTTATCACGGGTAATGGCAACTTTGTTGAAGGTTCAGGTTCAAAATCTGTGCTTTATGCAACCACACTCGCTTGTTTAGTCGCTTATATTATGATGGTGGCAAGTAAACGTTTTACCCATAAAAAAATGACTGAAATTGGTTTTCAAGGCATATCTGAGCTATTACCTTTAGTTATGATTGTATTATTGTCGTTAGCATTAGGCGCAAGCTTGAAGGTGCTAGGAACCGGCACTTTTATTTCAGGTTTAGTCGCAGAAAATCTCCCTTTATTTTTAGTGCCTGCTGTTTTGTTTTTAGCCGGTGGCTTAATGTCTTTCACTACGGGAACATCTTGGGGCACATTTGCTATACTTATCCCTATAGGTATGCCTTTAGTCATTAACCTTGGTTTACCTGCGCCTTTATTACTCGCAGCAATACTCGGTGGCGGTGTCTTTGGCGATCATTGTTCTCCTATTTCAGATACCACCGCAGTGAGTGCGGTAGCTTCAGGCTGCGACTTACTCGAACATGTGCGCACTCAACTTCCTTATGCATTATTTGCCGGCGGTTTAACGATCCTTACCTACATTGCTTTTGGATTAATGTTTATTGGTGCTTAA